The window GGCGACCGAGTCCGACAGATGTCTCTTGAACGATGACGCATGATGGGAATTTGAGTTTGGGAGGGTTCTTGCCGACATGGTCCGTGGCATGACCGACTTTGAGTTCTCCGCTTGGAAGGTTCTAACCCCAAGGGATCCTAGGCCAAATGTTCCCCAGCCTGGAGCACCCTTCAGCTGGGTAAACTTGCCCAGACCCTCCCCACTGCCTGGATGGCTCTGGGACGTGACTGTATGATGTCCGACCCAAACATTTCCTGCTTTCGCTGGAATGTTCCATCTCTGAAAGTGCACAGGGGTGCTGCTCCCATCTCCTGGTGCTGAGTTGGAGCGGCCAGACGTGCAGGTGGTTGACTGTTTACTGCTAGGACCACCTACAGCCGTATCCATAGTCACAGTCCCCTCTCTCGTTGCAGCCAGAGGGGCGGATGGAGGAGCTTTCGGTTTGCTCTCTTGGAGGCGGACCTCAGTGGTATCCGTGGTTACGGAGGCATCCTCGGACAGGGGCTGACTGTTGGAGATCCTCTCCACGTCGTCACACACCTGATACAGCAGTTCGTCATCGTCACCTTCGTCGTCGTTCCAAAGCGACTCAGAGTCAAACAGGAACTGGAGGTCCTCCTCTGAGAGGTCTTTGAAAGCGGAGTCTGGGGCTGTTGCTCCATGTGAGGTTGGAGTTGTGGCTGTGCTCACCCCATCAGCCTTCCCTTCTGCAGAGTCTCTACTGGGGCCCCTACTCCCCACAGCCGCAGACACGCCGGGCCTGGGTCTCTCAGGCTGGACCTCTCCATCAGTGAGTAACGGTCTGAGGGCTTCTTTGGTTGTCGGAGCCATATTCACCTGGAAACAAAGGTTGGGCTCCAGCAGGAAAGTGCTTCTGCTGGTGGGCTTGGGTTTAGGACATGGCCCAGTGAGGCCACCTCTGTTTGAGGGTTGAAGGTGTGTGCTTGTCCCCTtccagacagagtgagagggcagGCTGATAGGAttagaggtagtagaggagggTGGTAGGGTCTTTTCTGTATCTGTCAGCAGCTgtgtgtggtctctgtcagtACTCAGAGTCAGTGAGCTGCTGGGTTTGGGGGACAGCGTTTTCAGCCCCTCGGGATTCTGGGTCATCTCCAACACGATAGGGTCATTGAGAAGGTCATCATCCTCCCAGTCAAAGTCCTCGTCTTTCGCCACAGTCGTCGTGGTGTTCCACTGTCCTACTTCCTTTTTACCAGTACGAGCCGATGAACCAGACGTGCTTCCCCCGCCAGGCTTGACCTCCGACTCTTTGACGAGGTCATCGGCAGTGAGATGGCTGACCCCAACTTGAACCTTGACCTCCTGAGAACAGGTGGAGGCGGTCGACCCTTGGCTGAGCCGTCCGGTGACTCGCTGCGTCGGCCCGTCGAACA is drawn from Oncorhynchus kisutch isolate 150728-3 unplaced genomic scaffold, Okis_V2 Okis04b-Okis11a_hom, whole genome shotgun sequence and contains these coding sequences:
- the LOC116359738 gene encoding ewing's tumor-associated antigen 1 translates to MPNPRKHDHNTGSNDLSEIWSHGSTFSQKRLRTNKSRKSQKLTPQSSPSVRKSPHTRSKDLETPKRRARGRYTGLNNTADSPGDGDILQDIIWDPASPTPARSGEGPGNTRVVEISDIVNRIAPKDAQHVSVDSPLLQWIGDSAVPCTPEVRPPKARKKSTRKSSVEDLMQLARQFDINMHQQDREKRSAEHTNNTINNNRSGEEPKCPTMSSSAQQVEAELNALFDGPTQRVTGRLSQGSTASTCSQEVKVQVGVSHLTADDLVKESEVKPGGGSTSGSSARTGKKEVGQWNTTTTVAKDEDFDWEDDDLLNDPIVLEMTQNPEGLKTLSPKPSSSLTLSTDRDHTQLLTDTEKTLPPSSTTSNPISLPSHSVWKGTSTHLQPSNRGGLTGPCPKPKPTSRSTFLLEPNLCFQVNMAPTTKEALRPLLTDGEVQPERPRPGVSAAVGSRGPSRDSAEGKADGVSTATTPTSHGATAPDSAFKDLSEEDLQFLFDSESLWNDDEGDDDELLYQVCDDVERISNSQPLSEDASVTTDTTEVRLQESKPKAPPSAPLAATREGTVTMDTAVGGPSSKQSTTCTSGRSNSAPGDGSSTPVHFQRWNIPAKAGNVWVGHHTVTSQSHPGSGEGLGKFTQLKGAPGWGTFGLGSLGVRTFQAENSKSVMPRTMSARTLPNSNSHHASSFKRHLSDSVAIGNKVFVNSQLTGRCTEEEIERKKQEAIARRRTRETSLKAGGLPL